The nucleotide sequence TCATTAACAGCATCAACTGCTATTGCAATTTGCCGATTCTGACCAGCATCTTCTACTTCAACTACTATAATACAGGTTCTTTCTGTGTATCTAAGTTCTTCTAATGAAAACTTTAACCTTAAGTCAAGTAAAGGGATAATCTTTCCCCTTAAATTTATTACTCCTTTTATAAAGACTGGCGCCCCTGGTATTTCACTTATTTCCATCATGGCAATAATTTCTTTAACTTTCAAAATAGCAATTCCATATTCTTCTTTGCCCAGTGAAAAACATAAATATTTGCCTTCTTTTTTGCTCATTTTAAGCCACTCCTCTCTTTAGATATAATAATAGATAATTAAGTCTTATTTTTGTTGACATTGATTAGTTAAAGAGGATTATCTAATAAATAAACTTATTATTAAATAAAAATTCAACATCGAGAATAAAAGCAACTTTGCCATCACCAAGTATAGAAGCTCCTGAAATATAATCCAAATTAGAAAATTCTTTTATTAATGGTTTTACTACAATTTCTCTCCTATCTATAACACTATCTACTGGAAGTGCTTTTACTTTCTTATCCATTTCCAGTAGT is from Halanaerobiaceae bacterium ANBcell28 and encodes:
- a CDS encoding chemotaxis protein CheW; translation: MSKKEGKYLCFSLGKEEYGIAILKVKEIIAMMEISEIPGAPVFIKGVINLRGKIIPLLDLRLKFSLEELRYTERTCIIVVEVEDAGQNRQIAIAVDAVNEVVKIEKEDIEDAPEYSDDESNKLLTGIAKLNEKVIILLDSDKAFNFKEGLKITSINKE